Part of the Legionella cardiaca genome, GTTTATTTCCAGGTAGGTCTTTTGACCACCATTGGTTTATCTGCAAAAAACGCCATTTTGATCGTTGAATTTGCTAAAGATTTAATTGAAAAAGAAGGTAAAAGTTTGGTTGAAGCAACACTTGAAGCTTCACGAATGCGTTTGCGTCCTATCTTGATGACGTCTATGGCATTTATTTTTGGTGTTCTCCCTCTCGTGGTTAGTACTGGGGCCGGCTCTGGAGCTCAGAATGCAGTAGGTACAGGGGTTGCTGGAGGAATGTTCACTGCAACCATCCTTGCTATCTTTTTTGTGCCTGTGTTTTTTGTTGTTGTTCGTCGCTATTTTAGTAAAGACAAGGAATGAGATCGCACTGCTCTAAATTCATATCATTCTCGCGCAAGGGAATCTTCCAAACAAAGAAGAGAATTAATAGAATGAATAGATTCCCGTCTGCATAGAATAGCACTATATAAACAGGACAATAAAATTGGTATAAAATTAAAAAAGTACAGAATCGACACCTTGGCTAAAGTTAGATTAATTTCGCATTTGCCCGTAAACTCGGTATAATCTTTTCATTTTATTATGAATAAGCATGAAGCTGCTGCGTGGATTAGAAAACATCCCTGATTTTTCCCAGGGCACGGTTGCAACGATTGGCAATTTTGATGGTGTGCACCGAGGGCACCAGGCTTTATTGAAAAAGCTGCGTATTCAAGCAGATAAAATGCGATTACCTTTAGTTGTTTTGTTGTTTGAACCTCAGCCTGGTGAGTTTTTTTATAGACAACAAGCTCCTGCAAGGCTAACAAGCTTGCGCGAAAAAATAGATGTACTCAAGCGCTGTAATGTTGATTATGTTTGTTGTCTGAAATTTAATAAAGAACTCGCTTTAATGACAGCGCAAGATTTTGCAAGGCATTATTTCTTTTCACTGTTGCAAATAAAGTATTTGCTAGTAGGTGAAGATTTCCGTTTTGGCCAACAACGAAAAGGAGATGTTCATCTAATTCGAGAGATAGGTAAAGATATAGATTGTCTTGTTGAAACGTTTCCCGATGTCTCTTTGGATAGCCAACGTGTAAGTTC contains:
- the ribF gene encoding bifunctional riboflavin kinase/FAD synthetase, whose amino-acid sequence is MKLLRGLENIPDFSQGTVATIGNFDGVHRGHQALLKKLRIQADKMRLPLVVLLFEPQPGEFFYRQQAPARLTSLREKIDVLKRCNVDYVCCLKFNKELALMTAQDFARHYFFSLLQIKYLLVGEDFRFGQQRKGDVHLIREIGKDIDCLVETFPDVSLDSQRVSSTKVREALAKGDLVQASRLLGRTYSLCGRVTKGDGRGRQWGIPTANLSMHKLSLPLRGVFCVQIKRKDVWLSGVANLGSRPTVDGTKNILEVHLFDFDENLYGEMLQVFFLHKLRDEIKFSSVDALIKQIHDDVDMAKARFRAGPNSNLTFLVE